The Capsicum annuum cultivar UCD-10X-F1 chromosome 3, UCD10Xv1.1, whole genome shotgun sequence genomic sequence tctttcccaTTGGAGAATTACAAATCGCGAAGGAAGTAACATTCATATAAACAAAGATCTGAGAAGTAAAAATACAGAACAAAATTCGGAGATAAGCACAACATAAATGCTCATGGCTTGGTGAACTGGAGGAACCATAGTAGCTTGTTGTAGCTGCATGTTCTGTTCCGTGCCTGATTTCCTTGCCATCCTGTTAATGAAGAATaatccatatattttagaactatgACAACTGTAACTGTGAAACAGATAAAGGAGGTAGCAACTTAATACTTAaggtgataaaaaataaataaaaataaggttgAAAGTAGAAGTACCAATTGAAGGATCAAGGCCTCTGAGGTGAAGCTCTCGATATTCTTGACAGAGAGCACAGCATTCACAAAGACAGTGGATTATCCAGTCAGGTGCTGGTGATTCAGTTAGTCCATACTGGCTCCTCAACTTTGTGCGGTAGGTGCATGACATTATGCAAGGGATTGCGATGAGCCAACAAATCGCCCCATAGATTAAGCCGCTAGTGGTACAAGctatctaagttgctcggactcttcaaaaatgtctacggatatgtgtcggatcctccaaaaatagtgtatttttgaaggatccgacacgggtgcggcaacatttttggagagtccgagcaacttagcaaGCTATAGTACACACAAACAAAAAAGAGACAAGGAGTGAGAGTATTGAGGGTTGATAGAAGATTTTTATGAAAGTAAAGGAAATTCAGAAGGGACCATGACTGCCGTAAAGTGTCAgcattttcatttttgttttcttatctGTGTATCACTTACTAGTATGTCCAGAGTCTACAATCTCCGCAAGCTGTCCGAATGTCAAGCAGGGGAAGAATGCTGTGATGAGAGCTGAAAGTTTGCACTAAGCTAGTAAATCACATTGAAACTTTTACATTTGCTAGAAAATAGAACCGTTCCTTTGTCTCTCTGTGTGGGCTTGAGTGCATGAGATAAGGAGATTAAAAAAAAACTGTTTACCATTTGTGGGGTTTTCCATGCAGCCAAACAATCCAGTCTTCCGAGATTCAGTTGGAATAAGTGGCTTTGAGGGGATTCCGATCATGGGAGTCTGTGACATGGGAGATGCTGATGGCGTCCCTTGTGGGTATTGTCCCATACCCATTCCTATTTGTGAACCTTGCGCTAAACCGTGCTGTGGAAAATTAGTACCTGCTTGAGTCTGAGAACTAGCAAAAGCTGGCACATTATGATTCTGAGGCACAAATGCCTGTGGTTTAGCCTGAGAAGGATATAACTGGGGATCAACATGAGGTGGTGGAAAAGCATGTGCTTTATTAGGAGTTGGAGGAAAATCTGCCTTTTCTAGAGTAGGAGGAAAGCCGTGTGGTTCATAATAGTCCTGAGAAGGAGGGAAGGCCTGTGGCACAGTTGGAGGAAATGCGTGcgcttcttcttgttcttcttgtgtAGGAGGAAAGTTGTGCGGCTCATAGTAATCTTGAGCAGGTGGGAAGGGATGTGGCAACGGTTGAGACTGAGGCGGAGGAAAAGCTTCTGCTTGAGGTTGAGGGTCATGAACAGGAAAGCTGTTGTGTTGGCTAGGCTGTAGTGGTGACCTTGGAGCACCTGATTGAGGCTTAGGCTGCTTCCTCGGCCCCTGAGTGTTTCCATTTTGCTGAGAGAACTGTGTGGTCACAGGCCTACTCGCTACCTGTACATATTGTTGCTGTTGTACTGAGTCTTGATTTTCCTGTGATTCACTTTGCAATGTCAGTTCTTGTGATGGTTCATCTTGACTTTCTTCTGGATAAAGATCTTCATGGAAAGGTTCAATGGATTGTGGATGTATTTCATCAGTGGTTTCATGGGCTTGATGATGATTAAAACTTTCCACTTGAGTGTATTCTTGATGAGGCTGTCACTGGTGTTGGACATTTTGGGGTTGAACTTGGAACTGATGAATGGGTTTTGCACCTACACGCCCCATCTCTTTCGTCACGCCTTCTCTATGTATTGAAAGAAGAGAGAGTTCTTGAGCTTTAGATGATCTGAGTTGACATAAGACTATTAATAGATATGAATTAATAATTCTGGAAATGTATGAGAGAAATATGTGGAATTCCTCCCCACTAGGCACCTTGTTTAATCTTTGGTAATTTGTCTGTCAAGGGCCATGTTAGTTCCACGTTCATGCATAGTTGATTGATGTCAACTATCTTATGATCGAATAGAGATAGTGGAAAGATTATTTTtgtaacaataacaataacacatATTTTAATCTCACAagcggggtctggggaggatGGTGTACATAGACCTTAATCCTATCGTGTGAAGGAAGAGAGATTGTTCCCGATAGACTCTCTGCTCAAGTAAAGCATTTCAATTTCCTTTTGAATGTGCTTGTAGCTTAGGGCGGAGCTGCAATGTCAAGTACAGGTTCATATGAGTTCGGTGACAAGTTTATAAAACTTTTATCATTGATTTGCAAGCCAAGAAGTTAAAAAGATTGATTTctataattttgttttaaaaaaaatagatcaatGGTCTGCCACATCTATATACGAGCTCAGTGGCAAGCTACCTTTGCTTCAGGGAGTTCATTCGAGCTCCCTTTGATGGAAAATTATACTGttcttatactatttttatatgattaaaaatattttttatgcatgtaCAGTACATGTTTAATCCCTTTCGATTAGTTTGTATATTTTTGGTTGAACCTCTTTAATGAAAATCCAGACTCCGCCACTGTACGAGCTTAATGGCCAAAGGTAACATTATGATCCTTGAAACTAAAACAATCGTGAGCTCCTTTTGCGTGCTGATGGCTTCCAATATGAGCACCACAACCTGAATCTCTGACCTCTTTTAGTTTGCATCTCAACATCGCTTCATTATATCGATCAGGCTCTAGGGCACTTGGGCAAGTGGTTGATATTTCAAGCCTTCTACATAGATGAGGATTTTGTTCACTGTACGAAGTTGAGTAGCAGTACATCTCCCACAAATAAATTTCCAAACTATAGACATCACATTATGGTAGACCAACAAGAACTTCAGAAGTCATGTAACACACCGTGCTAGTTTCAGCAGTCATGTCCTATGGATATAAAGCAAATTTGTAACACTCTTTAAGTCTATATTTTCACCCTTCTTTGTCAACAATCAAATTTATAGTCTTTATTTCGGTGAACAATTTTCGTGAAGGTAACTCAACTCTCTTGCAACATCTAATGCTAGTTGAGTTATGGAATCAATGGTCAACTTTTCAATATAATTGTTTTTTAAGAGTTGTGATCTGAGAGTGCCTTCAAAGACAGATTCAATCACTATGCAATATCAAAATAGATATATTTGATCCTATGAATGATGTCTCACTAAAAAAATTCACGGGATCATCAACGTTTACCACTTGTAGATTTAGATTTAACTTCGGGCAATCTGTTCAAAGTTCTTATTAACTTTGCAATGTTTGATGACGTATCATATGTGGTATGAAAACTTCTTGTGTAAAAGTCTTTATTAATATAACACACTCTCTTTTCATTATTTAACAATTGCTCACTTGTGAAGCTAGTAAAACGTTTGTTTTAGGTCTGAAATAATAGTGAAGATAACAAATAAGTAAAAaagtatatatattaaaaaaaaaaaaaaaaaaaaaaaaaaaggaaaaagttaagccttcatatttttttcagaaatattttagaaatttgaaGTAAACAACTTAAACCTCATATTACTAAATAAAGTTTTTATAACAATATCCAAGTTAATGTATTGCAAGCAAATAATTAATATCTTATTaactataattaaaaattactttTACAAAAGATAATGAAGctaaaaattttatcttttaagaAATACTATACTAAAAGAAAGTAATATGCAAGAACAAAAATACTATACTAAAAGAAAGTAATATGCAAGAACAAAAAGGTCTATTATTTTTGTACGTATGATACATATTTAAcgtattttcttaaaatttaattttagaccactaattttattgagatgtCATGTTAACTGCAGCTTATTTTACAGCgtgaatatttttataaattgatcCTCAAGTCCTATCAACAATAAGATTATTGACCTTAAATTTCGCAACATCTAATTCACATTCTTAAACTTCTCTATTTTTGGACTTTTTAAGACcctcgttattattattattatatttataaatattcaatTCAAACATCTCTCGAACTGTATATCCATTTTTCAGACTTCACTCATATGTCCAACAAGTAACTAAATTTCAACTTTAgagaaaattatgataaaataaaattaagagcATTAGAAAGCATAACTTCTCTTATGTGACAAAGCAGTTTTTTCACTAAAGTATATACCTACAAAAGTTTCCTGAAAAACATCATAATTTCCTAAACTATTAAAGTTATGGAACCAAACACGGAAATATATTAACGGTGATATTGGTTTCTTTGTAAGAAGTCAATTAGCTAGCAACAGGCATTGATATCATTTATAAATGTCAATTTAACTAGCTAGCAACATGCGTTGATATCATTTATACTTAACATTGTAAAGTAAAAATGTCAATTTATTAAACAAATGAATATCTCAAACGCCaagtaaaattatttatatagctcattataactttttttttttttatgtcaaaTCTCATCAGTAATTTATTTTTACATgttaagaatttttttatgtcaaatctcatgagtattttatttttacatgttaAGAATTTAAAATGACTCCTATAGTTCTTTGATCACAACTTTTTCATTTCTATTATTTTCATTTCCAAATTGCTTCATGTTAGGAATAAGGTTGGTGTACACCTATCCTCCCCCGGATTGAATGTGCTAACCTTCAAGTAAGTTCATCTGCAGAGACAATGGTATCCATATATGCCTTACATTTTAATAAAATCTAAGCATCAACCACCACAACAAAGTCGTTGTAGTATAGTGGTGAGTATTCCCGCCTGTCACGCGGGTGACCCGGGTTCGATCCCCGGCAACGGCGTTTATCTTTTTAAATGCTCGATATACAGTTAGAATTTCTTTCTAATCAAAGCTCGATGTGTTTTCTTATTTGTGTTCTCAAATTTTTTGCACATTTTTTTCTGCTATAATTTGAGTTACCTTTTTCACATGTACATTTAAATCTTGTGTTACTATTAGTTTTGCAAACACAGAAATTCATCCACACTGGTTTGATTTTCTTTATTCTGAGAATTTAGTGTTGCTCAAGCTATTTGGGACTTATGCTACATTTCGTTACGATTTGGTTAGGAGGAAGGTTCTTGTTGTAGAAGCACAATGAAAATGATTAGGAACCTTTGATAGGAAATATTTTACCTTCAAGATGGGACATGGAATATATACAATGAAGAAATTGTGTATAACAATTGATAAAGAAAAAACAGAAGCTAATATAATTGTCATAATttgtcttgaaaaaaaaaatatcacaaaatgTTGGTTCTATTTTTAAAACGTTACACGAAATGTGCAGTTATGGACTTCTTGGATGTGATAGAAGTAGCTATATGTTGCTATGGCTATCACAAAACTTGTACTCTAGTTGCTGCAATTAAATTTGATGCACAACTGTAGAATCTTATGCATAGCACTCTATCTGCACTTAATTTGAAAGTCATTTAATTTATCTTACACGAATAGTGCAAATGATTTTTACTCTATTAGTAGTGGTGTATCAAGCTGTCTTCATCATTTTTCAAGTGTTCAATGTCACTTACAGTTACTTTTGTTGGAAAAAATACTACAGTATTAGTATTAATATGAAACTAATAACTTTTAAGACTTCCGAATATCTCTTCATTAACAAAGTTGCATTTATAAGAAACTTTCATTTGTATAACATTTATGAGATAGTAACTCTCCCATCCTATAAATTTTTATGACTTACGGATGTTTGCACAAATTTATTATAGAAAGTTACAAGAGTTTTTATTAATCTTTAcattaattaagaaggaattaCCCTTATCTTTTAAGTATCCGAAATGCAATATAACTCGAGCTAGACTTTCAAATTACTCTATGATGGACAGAGTTAATATGATCCATTTCACGAACAACTTTATTTTGTGAGGcttgttttttactttttcatttcaCGGATCGAGGGGAACCAATCGACAAAAATTGACAGCATGCAAATAATGGacaggaaaaaaaaaggaaggaatgGACATACGATTAGCTGACAGTACATGCATGTTTTGGGACTACAAATATCATCCTAGGATTGATTCTCACGCAAGGTGTCCTTGTCAATGGCGGAatcaaaaatttcattaaaaatatttaagaatataATACATACATATGAAAAGTAATTTTGTCTTTATATAGGGTATAATTTTTCGACGGAGAATATTTAACTGTTCATCATTCGGTCCATGTAGCTAGGTTAGTGTTTCTCATGCATGTCTTAATCGTTGCCAACTAATTTTGGGGGTACATGTCGAGTTGTGATTGAACATGGGCATATAATGATAAAGCAGATTAAGACATTAAAATTGAAAGGCTACCGACGACGAGTTCAAGTCATTTATAGTATCTGATCCCACTACTTAAAGGCATGTATGGCCTACTTCTTAAGTGACAATATCCACACATTGTCTCCTCCAATGGAGAGATTCTTCTTGTATTTATCCCATATTTTAATAATGAATCTTAAGCATGTGAACTCCCTTCAACCACCTCAATTCAATTCCAATAAGACCACTTTGCCATTTCTATGATGACTTTATCAGTGATGATCTTGTGTTTAAAAATCAATTACTTAGTCACTAATTAAACTCACTGTGGCAGAATTTGGTCATGTCCATCTATACGAAAAATGTAAAATTGTGGACATATCCATAATATAGACTATAGTAGTTGAACTTATTGGTGGAATCACTTAAAACTTGAGCATTAATGATATCACCCCAAATGAAAGGAAAGAATGGTAGAGTGGTCGCAAGCGACAGATTATTGAAAAAAAGTCTTGAACTAGTCGATAAAGTTATTTAATTTACCGTGTAATCAGAAAATTGCGGGTACAAACCGTGAAAACAATCTCTTGTTGAAATGCAGAGTAAGATTACATATAATAAATTCTTGTGATCTGATCATTTTCCAAGCTTTGTGCATAGTGAGAGCTGAACTCGGTAGTTTGGAGTCCTAACCATATAACACTTGTGTGTGTCTTAAAGAAATAATGTAAGTAACTTTgaacatatatttcaaatttgtattttttttattttttttttgtgaaccCTGGGAGCTTCCACCTTTTCAAATCTCGATTCAAAAGTTAGtaatattcatgttttgaatcAGTCACTAATTCACAATTAAGTGCAAAAACAAAACTAGGATAAAGGCAATTTTGGGCATCATGGCTTGTGTCCATGTTTCGTTACTCTTTTCccatttacaaagaaaaaaacaagtcAGAAACCACACAGACTACAGTGGGAACTGGGAAGAGACCACCTCATGACTGATCACAAAACTTAGCTTCTTGTTAAAAATGCTGATGCACTTCCCCAAATTTCAGGCACAATTATTTTATTCCAACATACCTCCAAAATGCACCCCAAGTGGTCTGATGTTGTCCATATACaaaatttcaatttaaaaaagTATAGTACTTACTCCATTTAAAGTTGGGAGTAGAAGTTGGATATTACTAGTATTTAAGAGTCTCACCAGTCGATGGCCCTTTCTAGAGAACTTCACAAATTCACATTGAACCATTTCCATTGCCAACTACTTTTCAATGTCTCACCTTACCAATTTCCTGTGAATATTAAAAACTACAACCCATTTCATTCATAGTTTAAAAAttctagaaataaaaataaaaagcaacCCTACCGCTCATAAATAACTTCTTATCCATCACCTACCCTTTATTTGCtcctttcctttttctattttttttttttttttggctcttCCAATAAAGTACtgcttttaatatttttacaataataattgatattgataaaaagCAGTTACTGGAGATGCTGCTAAATTTTTTTCACCCCCACGCAAAATTCTACTACTACGAACTACTAATACTATACTAAACTTTGTCGAGGTAGAGGAGCTTTAGTACATTTTATTTTCGACTTAACATTTGTCGGGACTAAATCCAACAAGATTGTTGGCCAGGTCATAACTGACACGTGTCCCTTGTTGCTGTATGTTTCCAATAATTGACAGCGACCCTTCGGTCGGAGCAAAAGCCAGGCAGAATTTTCCCGCCGAACTCACCGGTACCAGGTAATTCTTCGGGTGCAACGACAGCGTTTTGCCACCGGAGAAATGAAATGCAATCGTCGGAACATTCACACTTTTCATCGACGACAAGTCATAGCAGGTATCGAACAGCGCGAATTGCCCGCCGGACGGCAAACTCTGAGTGTATTTCACGAAAGTGTCGCGTAGAGCATTGTATGCAATGCTCTGTAACCGAGTCACCGCCGTGCCGGAATCAACAATTATTCCTCCATTTCCACTTCCGTCCACCTGAAACACCGACGCCGGAATTGACAACATCTGCCCGCCGATGCTGATTCCGGTGAGTCCGACGTAGAAATAAGTGCTCCTTCTCGAGTTACGTAGCAACGGGGCAACCACGGAGTCACTGGGTCGAGCCGAATTGAAATCCAACGTAGACGATGAAGGAGAGTCTCGATCGACAAAACAGTACGAAAACGACGACGCTTTGATCTGAGTCGGTAGAGATAAAGAGCCACCGCCTAAAGCAACCAAGCCAGCAGCACCAACAAATAACCCTTCATTATCGTGGCCACAACCTATAGCAACTTTAGGAAACGAACCAGACCTCCCAAACGACACCGTTTCAGTAGCAAATTCTCCTACAGTAAACGAGCCATCTCCATACGAGACCTGATATAGACACGACTGAGTCGAACAAGCCGAAACATCAAGAGCCGAACACTGAGCTGCATCACAAGATAGCCGACTGTATGTGCTTGAACCCGACGGGTTGTATATTGGATCCGACTGTTGATAACAATCGGAGCATGGCTCACATTGAACCCAAGTAATATCACTGCCAGTATCAAGCACCATATAGAACTCCTTGGCCGGTTCACCCAACCCGAGCCGAGTAAAATACTCACCACTCCCCTGACTAGCTCCGGAAGTAATAGGAGCCTGAAGTTCCTCAGGCTGTAACATGGTCTGAACCGGCTTAAGATCCGAATGAGTAAAGTTACTTAGCGAAAGCTGGAGCTTCATGTTGAGTGAAGACACTCGAGCTGAGTCACGTTCGAGTCTAGAGAGAGTTAAAGCTGCATAATCTTTATGGCTGGGCTTAACAAGAGCGGAACGAGGATAAactgaaagagaaaatgaagaagaattAGAATGGGTACTCTTAATTGCTTCTTGTTGAAAATCTTGTGAAGAGAGAACTTGAACAGTTTTCTTAAGAGATGTAGCAACGTCGAAGATTTGTGAGTGTGGATGTGAAGAAGAGGATGACAAGGAACGAGAGAGAACAGAGGGGAAAGaaacaagagaaataaaaagaagaaataagcaaaattttgccatttttttattattgggtAGGGAGGAAATTGataaatgaaaagaaaggaaTTGAGAAGAAAAGAGAGTGTAAGAAGTGAATATAAgtagaggaggaggagaagggaaAAAGGGTAAAGACGAGGGAAAATAAAAGGAAGGGAGGGGGTTCACGTCAGACTTGTTGAATCCAAACAAATGcatttaaaaatgagaaagaagcTTGTTACTCGTTTTGCTTGGTATTCGATATTCTTATTGGTATTTATTTAGGTATATTAGCTAAACATGTATTTGAGAAGAAAATGCTTTGATCAAATTTTAAGCTTGAGATTTTTTATTTGGGATCAAAAGAAATCTATGCATTTTATCATTGGAGGTGAAATCAAGATTTCAACTTTATGAGGTATGAATGTTATAACGATGATTTTAAGCGTTAAGACTACATCAAACTTTGTTGGTTAAATTGTGTATCGTCgacttgatttgattttgaaagtTGTTAGTTTGGAGACGTGAAAGTTCATTATAGAGCGTTATGATATAGATCAATTAGCTATTGATGACAAAAGAGAGATCTTAGGATGGTAAGAACCACTTACCTCCAAGTTCTAACCCTTTGAATTCGCGTCTATGGGCCAAAGAAGACTTAACACTGACCCAACAACCACTGGGGCAAGCAACATTATTTGACAGTGGGTTCGTAGTATCTAATaatatacacatattcaaaatttagtagtataaaTATAAGGTATACGTAAAAGTTATTGGGTTGGCCCGAAACCCCATAGGGTACTGTAGCTCCACCCCTGGTTCGAGTCACCTAAGGAGCAAAAAAGTAGGAGCTTCCAAGGAGGGGTGAGAAAATATATGGTTAAACGGTTAGTGATTATTAGTAGTTGTTTGTCGGGTTAACCGCTAAGATCTCATACAAAAAGACTCATAAGCCACACGGATATTTCGTTAgaaaaaaaatgggtgaaaaaagaAAGAGTAGATAAAACTAGCTCAGCGAGACTACACGACTTTGATACAAATTTGAATAacattttcttcactcttcttccgacatataatttatctatttgaTAGAATACTTTCTATATTAAAGttaaaaatgtaatttaataaattatgatctaATTATCGATTCACCGTTAAAAAACTAATCAAATCGTGAACCTAATCAATGGCACAATAATTTGGGTTATGTAACTTGATAATCAACCCATTAAATCAGTAAATTGAATCAATCAATTATTTGATTAACAGGTCAAATTATTGATTTAGCCATTACTTTTAACAGCCCTACTTGCTGTTACGCGCTCTCTTTctgttttattatatatacaactataaatagtgccaccattaattaattaataattgctTTTTCCCTCTTCTTTCTAATGTGTATCATTTTTTGTCCTTATTTatgcttttctcttttcttttttctactaTTCCTCGtgacaattatttgctaattgtGGTCCAACCGTAGTCAAATCAAACAGTTTCTAAAGCTTAAAGATAAGCTCATATAGAAAACCTGTTGAAATTTTGACAAACATATCAAATTTTAAGTCTACTTTAATGACTCGTTTTCTGTCAAATTATGCCAAATCATCCGTACAAGGGCCAAGGGACTCGTTCAAAGATAAAGGCATAAAAAATATCTTCACTTTGTTTTATGGAAGAGGATGtaaataattcaatttctaactgtttgaattgaattttagCTTATAAGCCGTAAGCGATTataaattagaaattttaatttataatttttgacttatttttaatattttaagttaagatttttaacttatgatttttaacttatttttaatattttaatttaaaattgaagaacATATAAACactttttaaatatatcaaaataatttaaaaatatttaaaaattaattttaaattaaaaatacttaaaataaatcaattcaaataaaaacttcGTCTTGAGGGAAAAATGTTGACTCAAATACGTCCTTCctcctcatttttatttttccctcTAACAAACAAAGagttttaaattaatatattattataaaatgataattttatggttaaagatttttaaaagttaaaacaaTCAGACAAATAAATTCATTGTTCCAAATCAAAACTCGTGAAGAAAATATCGAAACAACAAATGGCTTACATGAAACATGGTTTCTCTTTctagaaaaaatcttttttattccATGGGGTGTTTGTTATTCAATAAAAAATctttctactttttcctcttgaAATTAAATTTTGAGGTGAGtgtttaattttattcatttctcTCCACTTGCAAAAGTAGCTGTCAAATTAATTGCAAGGCTACAACCCCATCCATAATTGTAGTTGGATATAGCAAAATAATTACTCATACTTCATTTCATCtaaaatgagtaaaaataaataaaatattattaatttcataaattaaataaatattattaaatatttttttaaaaaaaataaataagtgacCGCGGGCAGTTCAAGCAATCAATAGTCGAAGTTGGCTATATTTAatgctcaaatattttttttgagataatTATACAGTTTGATATTTTGGGGGTGATCCAACTTACAAAATAGACTGTTACTATATACTTTctccgtttcaaaataagtgaattgttggggtatttattaatattttaaaataagtaaattattaaaattttttttcaaatttacccttataatTTGCCAaccaattaatttttgaaaaggtattataaggtcaactttttttttttgggggaataaaaatgaaaagttatgttaaatttatatttttaatatttttttcttaatctatgtgtcaaaatctaataattcatttattatgaaatggagggGTAGTTTTTATGGTATTTACATTTGTGCGTTGTGGTAACATCATCAAGAACATTCTTTGTGCCACCCCACTCAGCTACTCTTTTTGTTTAATCCAAATCaatcatattatattatactaCACCTATAAGCAGTGCGATCCGATGGCGGATCTATATAGGATCCAAAGAGTTCGGATAAACCCCTTTattggaaaattatattatttttatatggtaatttttttttatgtataaacaGTAGAGGTtgaaccccttcgactagtccATATATGTACTATTGAACCCCTCACTGAAAATCTTGAATCCGTCCTGGATCCTCCACTCTATTTTTACTTCTTCAACATACtggttattaatatttttcagtCACTGCTAATTTCTTAATACTATGAATATTGCGAATTAAGTTTTGAGAAGATGAAATTTTATCCTATAAGATTATGATTCgggattttttgttttctcttttgcCAGGAAATTTGAGAGTTAAATA encodes the following:
- the LOC107861903 gene encoding protein ASPARTIC PROTEASE IN GUARD CELL 1-like, whose amino-acid sequence is MHLFGFNKSDVNPLPSFYFPSSLPFFPSPPPLLIFTSYTLFSSQFLSFHLSISSLPNNKKMAKFCLFLLFISLVSFPSVLSRSLSSSSSHPHSQIFDVATSLKKTVQVLSSQDFQQEAIKSTHSNSSSFSLSVYPRSALVKPSHKDYAALTLSRLERDSARVSSLNMKLQLSLSNFTHSDLKPVQTMLQPEELQAPITSGASQGSGEYFTRLGLGEPAKEFYMVLDTGSDITWVQCEPCSDCYQQSDPIYNPSGSSTYSRLSCDAAQCSALDVSACSTQSCLYQVSYGDGSFTVGEFATETVSFGRSGSFPKVAIGCGHDNEGLFVGAAGLVALGGGSLSLPTQIKASSFSYCFVDRDSPSSSTLDFNSARPSDSVVAPLLRNSRRSTYFYVGLTGISIGGQMLSIPASVFQVDGSGNGGIIVDSGTAVTRLQSIAYNALRDTFVKYTQSLPSGGQFALFDTCYDLSSMKSVNVPTIAFHFSGGKTLSLHPKNYLVPVSSAGKFCLAFAPTEGSLSIIGNIQQQGTRVSYDLANNLVGFSPDKC